Proteins co-encoded in one Zygotorulaspora mrakii chromosome 5, complete sequence genomic window:
- a CDS encoding uncharacterized protein (similar to Saccharomyces cerevisiae REC104 (YHR157W); ancestral locus Anc_5.89): MSSEKCGDGVVLISEFCAQFGVRRQMQECYGLCNEGVGRISLEEFEVVKRSLKKRKLDDTQQVKRQCVGDGGRRHAVAGVDGPVEEDGDRDVAGTTAAPGGEVSLLYSDSTTSYAQETLVSKHSLSVDYLKGITLISSSSGKFSERDENDRFFIIQSEEYANSSFKDSSPPVDFGLAVD, encoded by the coding sequence ATGAGCAGTGAAAAGTGTGGCGACGGTGTAGTACTGATTTCAGAATTCTGTGCCCAGTTTGGCGTGAGGCGGCAAATGCAGGAGTGCTATGGGCTTTGCAATGAGGGTGTTGGGAGGATTTCTTTGGAGGAGTTCGAGGTTGTGAAGAgaagcttgaaaaaacgGAAGCTCGATGATACCCAACAGGTAAAGCGGCAGTGTGTGGGGGATGGTGGCAGAAGGCATGCTGTAGCAGGAGTAGATGGTCCGGTTGAGGAGGATGGTGACCGTGATGTTGCAGGCACTACAGCGGCTCCGGGGGGTGAGGTGTCCTTGTTATACAGCGATTCAACAACGAGTTATGCGCAAGAAACACTAGTCTCGAAACATTCGTTGTCTGTAGATTATCTGAAAGGTATCACTCTGATAAGTTCATCAAGCGGGAAGTTCTCGGAACGCGATGAAAATGACcgtttttttattatacaATCCGAAGAATATGCAAATAGCAGCTTCAAAGATAGCAGCCCGCCTGTAGATTTCGGTCTTGCTGTAGACTAA
- a CDS encoding uncharacterized protein (similar to Saccharomyces cerevisiae YGR237C; ancestral locus Anc_5.90), translating into MSAEVAKFIKHVSFDDLAPTMIDDHAQALKASNKHIGFNNQFLHVPPQFNPMYHTEAYDFGDWSFTSRSPNSRSGRRLSDQNSTHRDKVEKMFAFTMPPPLGGKKDSRSSLNDGVYRSRSGSPLRSSLCPRLPPPPDVSSLKPTKRTVDEQGVITDYNVADLDFETEKKMNKETLRNTQANSGSSNGFTQSAFANLNELEDRLNPKNSNAQKLSKGTAGNEKKKTRKSFADMSDKELAELEDFYASQSRSSASAPTIDKFDFREQNPLFLDDITKKNSSNIDPLAAIYPSRPVVNHRAISITLEHKDYEQFVENVNIRTGSKKPEESLVALRIVNCYISGKRYTWSSADWYVENMIENGDHLVIVTTIPFFEKEVEESDDALSWKRRSQTHKLERMMSAEHIMGISDSDNESKSTDNGTTNSADHLSKSARIQAIHEEARKKCNKILSYYASRIGDKIVKITIEMIKDENLVDAMTKAAALYKPDIQIVSTVSTNLQIKFRNGFVKLPFFVMRHYSMPIVVIPFEFIDPRVLGEDVTVTSEEKVKEKVKLKAPCKGERVELLDSIIERTLVNPFLSESRDECDKDKFTDNDNDSVVASVNEYFPISPEKKRDIESFERLGYRRAPPTRANFFATANGTGNVDGSRLHPVSTGGSSKRSSRIQYDDGIYKVKSLIDDLSDEGDARNDRKQTPTSYSRIRKTKSMGGALSSTSSPPQSGSSTSKHPMLSKFKSQNDSIPSSSTSRNTGNSSSNPANSAPTKTKKKGFASLFRKVFK; encoded by the coding sequence ATGTCAGCTGAAGTTGCCAAATTCATTAAACATGTGTCATTCGATGATCTTGCACCCACTATGATTGACGATCACGCGCAAGCTTTGAAAGCCAGCAACAAACATATAGGGTTCAATAATCAGTTTCTGCACGTTCCACCGCAGTTCAATCCGATGTACCATACCGAGGCGTATGATTTCGGTGACTGGTCCTTCACTAGTAGAAGTCCAAACTCCAGATCGGGAAGGAGATTGTCTGATCAGAATTCGACCCATAGAGATaaagtggaaaaaatgTTTGCATTCACCATGCCTCCGCCACTAGGTGGGAAGAAGGACTCGCGAAGCTCCTTGAATGATGGTGTATATCGAAGCCGAAGTGGCTCTCCACTGAGAAGCTCATTGTGCCCACGGTTACCACCTCCACCTGACGTCTCATCATTGAAACCAACAAAGAGAACCGTGGATGAACAGGGGGTTATTACCGATTACAACGTTGCAGATCTGGATTTTGAAacggaaaagaaaatgaataaaGAAACTCTAAGAAATACACAGGCAAATTCAGGATCCAGCAATGGCTTTACACAGTCTGCCTTTGCAAATTTAAACGAATTGGAGGATAGATTAAATCCGAAGAATAGTAACGCGCAAAAGCTTTCCAAAGGAACAGCTGgtaatgaaaagaaaaagactaGAAAAAGCTTTGCTGATATGAGCGATAAAGAGTTAGCAGAACTGGAAGATTTTTATGCATCGCAAAGTAGATCGAGTGCCAGCGCGCCAacaattgataaatttgatttcagGGAGCAAAATCCTCTTTTCCTCGATGATATTACTAAAAagaattcatcaaatattgaCCCGTTGGCGGCTATTTATCCCTCGAGACCGGTGGTAAATCATAGGGCCATTTCGATAACTTTGGAGCACAAGGACTACGAACagtttgttgaaaatgtaAATATAAGGACGGGTTCTAAGAAACCTGAAGAATCGCTCGTAGCTTTGAGAATAGTAAACTGTTATATTTCTGGCAAACGCTACACATGGTCATCAGCAGACTGGTATGTCGAAAATATGATTGAAAACGGTGATCATTTGGTAATTGTTACCACGataccattttttgaaaaagaagttgaagaatcaGATGATGCGTTATCATGGAAACGTCGATCACAAACACATAAGTTAGAGAGAATGATGTCGGCAGAACATATCATGGGCatttcagattcagataatgaatcaaaatcaacagACAACGGAACAACGAATTCTGCAGATCATTTGTCCAAAAGTGCCAGAATTCAAGCCATCCATGAAGAGgcgagaaaaaaatgtaacaAAATTTTAAGTTATTATGCTTCAAGAATTGGTGATAAAATTGTTAAAATTACTATTGAAATGATAAAGGACGAGAATTTAGTCGATGCTATGACAAAAGCTGCTGCTTTGTATAAACCGGATATTCAAATCGTTAGTACAGTGAGTACAAATTTACAAATTAAATTTAGAAATGGCTTCGTTAAACTACCCTTCTTTGTCATGAGACATTATTCTATGCCAATAGTTGTGATACCGTTTGAATTCATTGATCCGAGAGTACTGGGAGAAGATGTCACAGTAACAAGTGAGGAGAAAgttaaagaaaaagtcaaaTTGAAGGCTCCATGCAAAGGCGAAAGAGTTGAGTTACTTGACTCAATCATTGAAAGAACATTGGTTAATCCATTTTTGTCTGAGAGTAGAGACGAGTGCGATAAAGATAAGTTCACTGATAATGACAATGATTCCGTGGTGGCATCTGTAAATGAATATTTTCCAATCTCGccagagaagaaaagagacaTAGAATCATTCGAAAGGTTGGGCTACAGACGAGCACCACCTACGCGAGCTAATTTTTTCGCAACTGCCAATGGCACTGGCAATGTGGATGGTAGTAGATTACACCCAGTAAGTACCGGTGGTAGTTCAAAGAGAAGTTCAAGGATACAATACGATGATGGCATATACAAAGTCAAATCTTTGATCGATGATCTTAGCGATGAAGGAGACGCAAGAAACGATCGGAAACAGACACCCACATCTTATTCGCGGATAAGAAAGACCAAATCGATGGGCGGCGCTCTTTCATCCACTTCGTCTCCTCCACAGTCGGGATCATCTACTTCGAAACACCCAATGCTAAGCAAGTTTAAATCACAGAATGATTCGATACCGTCGTCAAGCACTTCCAGGAATACAGGTAATTCTTCAAGCAACCCAGCAAATAGTGCACCTACCAAAACTAAGAAAAAAGGGTTCGCCTCCCTATTCCggaaagttttcaaatga
- the SPG1 gene encoding Spg1p (similar to Saccharomyces cerevisiae SPG1 (YGR236C); ancestral locus Anc_5.91) — MKLDSSIYQEAQKAARFPRLRLLMLGVVCGAVVPTIYIRNYFIPRFRREALQDVSNISEQRGASVMDPSAFHKTKPILKLWPMLNTHIREDLMNQDSSNVETDKKMSDDSTIVMFSSIM, encoded by the coding sequence ATGAAATTAGATTCAAGCATTTATCAGGAAGCTCAGAAGGCTGCAAGATTCCCTAGGTTGCGGCTGTTGATGTTAGGTGTCGTATGCGGCGCGGTTGTACCCACTATCTACATTAGAAACTACTTCATTCCTCGTTTCAGAAGGGAGGCTTTGCAGGATGTTTCAAACATATCAGAGCAGAGGGGCGCTTCTGTAATGGATCCAAGCGCTTTTCACAAAACTAAACCAATTTTAAAGCTTTGGCCCATGTTAAACACCCACATTCGTGAGGATTTGATGAATCAGGATTCATCAAATGTTGAGACAGATAAGAAAATGAGTGACGATTCAACAATAGTTATGTTCTCGTCCATCATGTAA
- the MIC26 gene encoding Mic26p (similar to Saccharomyces cerevisiae YGR235C; ancestral locus Anc_5.92): MSPSVDFYREVDLVKESVIPEQDGVVISSDAKEAAISSNYDLKPVSGKALKLVGDNELVDGISVRYPGYLAGFFHNMRLKLVNTIDKVTNVIDEKSSIYYRHESRITSTISNLHSDPREELLPGFTYIAIASMTGSIFSKNRGLLLRVATPLALGAACFGYVLPKTFRNTVGLLHSIEAEKFPTMVARQDAALLKAEQLSCKTAHALNKSAQALSSSVYKAQHYVKKCTGLNVID; the protein is encoded by the coding sequence ATGAGTCCTTCTGTAGATTTTTATCGGGAGGTTGACCTAGTGAAAGAGTCTGTGATTCCGGAACAGGACGGAGTTGTTATCTCTTCGGACGCTAAAGAGGCAGCAATTTCCTCTAATTATGATCTCAAACCAGTTTCTGGGAaagctttgaaattggTCGGTGATAATGAACTTGTAGACGGGATATCAGTCCGGTATCCTGGCTATTTGGCCGGGTTTTTCCACAATATGAGATTGAAATTAGTCAATACTATAGATAAAGTTACGAATGTTATTGATgagaaatcatcaatttatTATAGGCATGAGTCTAGGATAACTTCAACCATTTCAAACCTGCATTCTGATCCAAGGGAAGAGCTTTTGCCTGGATTTACGTACATTGCCATTGCATCAATGACAGGATCGATTTTCAGTAAAAATAGAGGACTTCTGTTGAGAGTTGCTACTCCTTTGGCCCTTGGGGCTGCATGTTTTGGTTATGTGTTGCCTAAAACTTTCAGGAACACCGTAGGTCTGCTGCACAGCATTGAGGCAGAAAAGTTTCCTACTATGGTGGCAAGACAAGATGCTGCTCTTTTAAAAGCTGAACAATTAAGTTGCAAGACTGCACATGCACTAAACAAGAGTGCACAAGCCCTGTCTTCTTCTGTATATAAGGCACAACATTACGTGAAAAAATGCACCGGCTTAAATGTTATCGATTAA
- the RTT107 gene encoding Rtt107p (similar to Saccharomyces cerevisiae RTT107 (YHR154W); ancestral locus Anc_5.94) — translation MVNSSELFKGLNFLIVASDLNQTTRALELKGLLEEHSCNSCKIHELSTKNELIKEQDTKQWFIETYGSTDAVHFTICEETNFPFYQIVAFDLLIPVVTSEWVNMCIATRKHVRTAPFSPDRRHIFKNFQIYVSKEAFTRPEQLFYTDMIQALGGTCVDVLSSRTTHLVTTNAQDNGIKVIVSFNKSCLIKFVLPTWIAQSFKLLQVVPVDDHQILPTDHKERTQEKMKELWDLIADNAFQRGSNIFKNQNFILGMDLFFNKELHAYLIEFLKANGGAIIRHLDESDIEGRGADIYIGSTNQSKEYEVAARQPMHLGNTIWLFYVWSTDSFVEPSCKLIFAPLKKKLFEHSQLILTYSNYFGLQRTYIQRLTDILGGYSTPELSRKNTHLITQFASGKKFETVRKWGNKCIVTNHLWLEYCYKNWQKLDPKDTIFQEFPTSNGLWNGPGQLSDAVLSNSSFTKGDRSNSLNNVGISESSTDSRSEIVKDLTTDIEINELFSKETDVTYLKEGIQREGLSLESNFKYSNINAPFHKDPALDTISGAQISADQQSHDDVLVLETNIEQKRATPPNLGPGRVSERSVSTSEVVEVEIEIDDHGKHVEENRGVYKSTEGNMSPEKGEAVNRKSWSEIKSPNGFPLVACQNTLIQDTSKEHGGSSFENNAEPEEVRASINTSDISQNQDTSLGRGSSIDYGKEILSKCDVTMEPRSSSPALTSSGGSRRAAKAKAEQRLHDDIESLNDFQRNSKRKKTGDLLPNEITALEKHKKLELQAEELIEKLLFAGETERNTTADHSTEAYINHKKPFYHINAISTGSQRCLSELDSLVLRRLGIQIFDEIAPSNLKKLNAIIAPKKMRTAKFLLSLSFHPLKYAVRPEFLEDILKTIHKGKTKTEIVLPDAASYKIFDFEESNILKKTTLSTKVFERANLFKINLINDIPGGVDVISSILKAHGINEIRTIASTQMNRLIEVSFLKNDIEGTSKKKKHGQIVPDYVFIVTKSAQVKQFKKVFRAAGKITLVVEWNWCVSSIFNLEVDYRDHQHVVYQTGL, via the coding sequence ATGGTGAACTCCTCTGAATTATTTAAGGGCTTGAACTTTCTGATTGTTGCTTCAGATCTGAATCAAACAACTAGGGCGCTTGAACTTAAAGGTCTTTTGGAAGAGCATAGTTGTAACAGTTGCAAAATACACGAGCTTTCCACAAAAAATGAGCTGATAAAGGAACAAGACACGAAACAATGGTTTATAGAAACCTACGGCTCAACAGATGCGGTCCATTTTACCATATGCGAAGAGAccaattttcctttttatcaaattgtGGCATTCGATCTTCTAATTCCGGTGGTAACATCAGAGTGGGTGAACATGTGCATTGCAACGAGAAAGCATGTCAGAACCGCCCCATTCTCCCCAGACAGACGTCATatattcaagaattttcagatttATGTTTCTAAAGAGGCATTTACTAGACCGGAACAGTTATTTTATACAGATATGATCCAAGCTTTAGGAGGAACTTGTGTTGATGTTTTGTCCAGTAGAACAACACATCTCGTAACCACTAATGCTCAAGATAATGGAATAAAGGTAATTGTCAGCTTCAACAAATCTTGTTTGATCAAATTCGTACTTCCTACATGGATAGCTCAGAGCTTCAAATTGCTTCAGGTTGTTCCTGTAGACGACCATCAGATCCTGCCAACAGATCATAAAGAGAGGAcgcaagaaaaaatgaaagaattatGGGACTTAATAGCAGATAatgcttttcaaagaggctccaacatttttaaaaatcAGAACTTCATCCTTGGAATggatcttttcttcaataaagAACTGCATGCCTATTTGATCGAATTCCTGAAGGCAAACGGAGGTGCTATTATTCGACATTTAGATGAGTCTGATATAGAGGGTAGGGGTGCCGATATCTATATCGGTAGTACAAATCAATCGAAAGAATACGAAGTGGCAGCACGCCAACCAATGCATCTAGGAAACACTATATGGCTCTTTTATGTATGGTCCACTGACTCATTTGTTGAACCTAGCTGTAAGTTGATTTTCGCACCGCTCAAGAAGAAACTATTCGAACACTCCCAACTAATTTTAACTTACTCGAACTACTTTGGCCTCCAGCGAACTTACATTCAACGTCTAACAGATATACTGGGAGGGTATAGCACCCCTGAGTTATCGAGGAAAAACACTCATCTCATTACTCAATTTGCGTCTGgcaagaaatttgaaacagtCAGGAAGTGGGGCAACAAGTGCATAGTTACTAACCACCTATGGCTGGAGTACTGCTACAAAAACTGGCAAAAACTGGATCCAAAGGATACGATCTTCCAGGAGTTTCCAACATCAAATGGACTTTGGAACGGCCCTGGCCAACTTTCTGACGCAGTTCTATCAAATAGTTCTTTCACTAAAGGAGATAGATCCAATTCTCTTAACAATGTTGGGATTTCAGAAAGCTCAACTGATTCTAGAAGTGAAATAGTGAAAGATCTCACaacagatattgaaataaACGAGCTGTTTTCCAAAGAAACTGATGTAACATATTTGAAGGAGGGCATTCAGCGAGAAGGTTTAAGCCTAGAAAGCAATTTTAAATACTCAAATATAAATGCACCATTTCACAAGGATCCTGCCCTTGATACCATTTCAGGAGCTCAGATATCTGCAGATCAGCAGAGTCATGATGATGTATTGGTTTTGGAGACCAACATAGAGCAAAAGCGGGCAACTCCTCCAAACCTCGGTCCTGGTAGAGTATCAGAGCGTAGCGTATCGACGAGTGAGGTGGTTGAGGTTGAAATAGAAATTGATGACCACGGAAAGcatgttgaagaaaatcgTGGAGTTTATAAGTCAACTGAAGGTAATATGTCCCCCGAAAAAGGAGAAGCGGTCAATCGCAAGAGCTGGTCGGAAATAAAAAGTCCCAATGGATTTCCTCTGGTTGCCTGTCAAAATACTTTAATTCAAGATACTTCCAAGGAGCATGGCGGctcatcttttgaaaataatgcTGAACCAGAAGAAGTGCGGGCAAGCATAAATACATCTGACATAAGTCAAAACCAGGACACCAGTTTGGGAAGGGGAAGCAGTATCGATTACGGCAAAGAAATTCTGTCAAAATGCGACGTGACAATGGAACCACGAAGCTCCAGCCCCGCTCTTACTTCTAGCGGAGGCAGCAGACGTGCAGCTAAGGCGAAAGCAGAGCAAAGGCTGCATGATGACATCGAGTCCCTGAACGATTTTCAACGGAActccaaaagaaagaagacgGGTGATTTGCTTCCAAATGAAATTACAGCGTTAGAGAAACATAAAAAGCTCGAGCTTCAGGCTGAAGAACTAATTGAGAAGCTTCTCTTCGCTGGAGAAACTGAGAGGAACACAACAGCAGATCACTCAACAGAGGCCTACATAAACCACAAGAAGCCATTTTATCACATAAACGCTATTAGTACCGGATCTCAGCGATGTCTAAGCGAGTTGGATTCTTTAGTCTTACGGCGTCTGggaattcaaatttttgatgaaatcgCACCATCTAATCTTAAAAAGCTGAACGCTATAATTgcaccaaaaaaaatgagaacTGCGAAGTTTTTGTTGAGTTTGAGCTTTCATCCTTTGAAGTATGCAGTACGCCCGGAGTTCCTAGAAGACATTTTAAAGACCATTCACAAGGGCAAAACGAAAACTGAAATAGTCCTTCCAGACGCTGCAAGCTATaaaattttcgattttgaagaatcaaatatattgaaaaagacaACTTTATCCACTAAAGTATTTGAGAGAGCaaatttattcaaaatcaatttaATCAATGATATCCCCGGCGGTGTTGATGTAATTTCATCCATTTTAAAGGCTCACGGAATCAACGAGATAAGAACCATAGCAAGCACTCAGATGAACAGGCTCATAGAAGTGTCgtttctgaaaaatgatatagAAGGAACtagcaaaaaaaagaagcacGGGCAAATCGTCCCTGATTATGTCTTTATTGTGACAAAATCAGCTCAGGTGAAACAGTTCAAAAAGGTTTTCAGAGCTGCTGGAAAAATTACATTAGTAGTCGAATGGAATTGGTGCGTTTCAAGCATATTCAATCTTGAAGTAGATTACCGAGATCATCAACACGTTGTGTATCAAACTGGTCTATGA
- the PHO81 gene encoding Pho81p (similar to Saccharomyces cerevisiae PHO81 (YGR233C); ancestral locus Anc_5.96): MKFGKFLEARELELPEYNSHFIDYKALKKLIKQLAIPLAQTSPSEALTLDDLDEAVIYQRLQENKASFFFKLERELEKVNSYYVEKEADLKFVFDILKTKYKTYKDRGQLASKVSVSYKNIHAGFKKYQKDLANLEQYIELNRSGFSKVLKKWDKRSHSQQKEFYLATVVSVQPIFTSNEVAKLNDATLAILMKLDDINNNENTDYYPYQKDTTSMDGLISTLPLDASKKLTGNHSSFQKSILDYSRSSLINTEIEIENWYTEIINISKLKDNHRKFQLIREFSINRIEKAIDDTVPQSRIDKTVILKECLTKLFLLLVGCSAVDDVSLHVFYSSTRDKIDLSYCDEDDQVFSRRNFFHEAANCHSQSRIFVLREALIASSAQTVEFNSLSKEKLKSLLNAQDLYQRTPLHYAAELGKLEIVHLLLSSGMLDSVDVLDNNSHTPLVLSIINNNIEAVQELLENGQANPFPKNDANSKPQFAPLIVACSYNNFEAAHLLLKMGEADVAEIQDAEGLGTLHIVAKEGGDAQLIQLLVDFGADPNGFDNFNVWTPIFYAIQEGHADTVQQLLNSGARLDITDSNNLGPVYYAIWEGHVDVLNVLLQNVRVDEPRLNKDMMVPPVSLKASELRSRSNSFHDIPDFALPPPFIPLRKYGHNFLEKKIFIKMMLQPGSGSIKLNNDAEVILSSPGRITLTSSVSDFISRNIILPLSEEDEREIVFQFDSIDNFSVDFEVFPAFGTRIIAKTTAISSTFDPSLVNGTSTIVLPLFDARLTNVGTLSFDYQIILPYTGRPLEITKYETYWKSTSGPAMNLKKDSHQVITSSSLSGSFVNIKICPLKDGTLVVSPKLFFEINSVRIFLTELTKQQLESFYGSRIDSIPDIKDETSLVNLLSFSVFAYADLLKSIPSNIQLEIQVCFPTTLEIEDIPVNLGPSVNINQAIDNVLYLTFEHVRGLRHSGQQPRPIVLSSCNWKACAIMNWKQPNFPVLYHMKDLRKLNNEFVQDTSHNLLDMAVSKVHFNFSDNRSKNLRQILRLAVNNNILGIIFPYELLKICSPLVDAIREQGLLLIASTLQNSKEVRDQEGFNDDNINGFHRQSELIFTGNVEM; the protein is encoded by the coding sequence ATGAAATTTGGTAAGTTCCTGGAAGCTAGAGAGCTGGAATTGCCAGAATACAATAGTCATTTCATTGATTATAAGGCGCTGAAAAAACTAATCAAGCAGTTGGCAATCCCTTTGGCACAAACTTCACCTTCAGAGGCCTTGACCTTAGATGACTTAGATGAAGCAGTAATATATCAGAGGTTGCAGGAAAACaaagcatcttttttttttaaactGGAAAGAGAATTGGAGAAAGTTAATTCCTATTATGTGGAGAAAGAAgcagatttgaaatttgtatTCGACATTTTGAAGACAAAGTATAAGACGTATAAGGACCGTGGCCAACTGGCATCAAAGGTCTCGGTATCATATAAAAACATACATGctggtttcaaaaaatatcaaaaagacCTGGCAAATTTGGAGCAATACATAGAACTGAACAGAAGTGGTTTCTCGAAAgtattaaaaaaatgggaCAAAAGATCGCACTCTCAACAGAAAGAGTTCTATTTGGCTACTGTTGTTTCGGTGCAGCCAATTTTCACCAGTAATGAAGTTGCAAAATTAAATGATGCAACTTTGGCAATTCTAATGAAACTAGATGATATTAATAATAACGAAAACACAGATTACTACCCCTATCAAAAAGATACCACCTCGATGGATGGTTTAATATCTACCTTACCTCTAGATGCTTCTAAAAAGTTAACAGGAAACCATTcaagctttcaaaaatcaatcTTGGATTACTCGCGCTCCTCTTTGATAAATACGGAGATTGAAATTGAGAATTGGTACACGGAGATAATaaatatatcaaaactGAAAGATAATCatagaaaatttcaacTAATACGAGAGTTTTCGATCAatagaattgaaaaagctaTAGATGATACGGTTCCACAAAGTCGAATTGATAAAACAGTTATATTAAAGGAATGTCTGACAAAGTTGTTTCTTTTGCTAGTTGGCTGCAGTGCTGTTGATGATGTCTCCTTGCATGTTTTTTATAGTAGCACGAGGGATAAGATTGATTTATCATATtgtgatgaagatgatcaaGTCTTCTCGAggagaaatttttttcacgaGGCCGCCAATTGTCATTCACAATCTCGTATATTTGTTTTACGTGAAGCATTAATAGCATCTTCCGCGCAAACCGTTGAATTTAACTCATTatccaaagaaaaattgaaatcgcTCCTCAATGCACAGGATTTATATCAGCGAACGCCACTTCACTACGCCGCTGAGCTGGGTAAACTGGAAATCGTTCATTTACTGCTCTCTTCCGGAATGTTGGATTCAGTTGATGTATTGGATAATAATTCACATACACCTTTAGTTCTATCAATAATCAATAATAACATTGAAGCTGTCCAGGAGCTGCTCGAAAATGGACAAGCAAACCCATTcccaaaaaatgatgcgAATTCTAAGCCACAATTTGCTCCATTGATAGTTGCATGCTCTTATAACAACTTTGAAGCTGCACATCTACTTTTAAAGATGGGAGAAGCGGATGTAGCGGAAATTCAGGATGCGGAAGGTCTGGGTACGTTGCATATTGTTGCCAAGGAAGGAGGTGACGCACAACTAATACAACTTTTGGTTGATTTTGGTGCTGATCCAAATGGATTTGATAACTTCAACGTCTGGACACCAATCTTTTATGCAATTCAAGAGGGGCATGCTGATACTGTTCAACAACTACTCAATAGTGGTGCAAGATTGGACATTACAGATAGTAATAATTTGGGACCAGTTTATTATGCAATATGGGAAGGACATGTTGACGTTCTGAATGTATTATTGCAAAACGTACGGGTTGATGAGCCAAGATTGAATAAAGATATGATGGTACCACCTGTATCTTTGAAGGCATCTGAGTTGAGGAGCCGATCAAATTCGTTTCATGATATCCCCGATTTTGCGTTGCCACCGCCATTCATCCCATTGCGTAAGTATGGTCATAActttttggagaaaaaaatatttatcaaaatgatGTTACAACCTGGCAGTGGCTCTATTAAACTTAATAATGATGCGGAAGTTATTCTTTCTTCCCCAGGAAGAATCACGCTGACATCAAGCGTTTCGGATTTTATTTCTCGTAACATAATTTTACCTCTTTCTGAAGAGGACGAGCGTGAAatagtttttcaatttgatagcattgataatttttcagttgattttgaagtatttcCTGCATTTGGTACCAGAATAATTGCAAAGACTACAGCAATCTCATCAACGTTTGATCCAAGTCTTGTCAATGGAACGTCTACTATTGTTTTACCTTTATTTGATGCTAGACTCACCAATGTTGGTACCCTATCATTCGATTATCAGATAATTTTACCTTACACTGGGAGACCGTTGGAGATTACAAAGTATGAAACCTATTGGAAATCAACTAGTGGCCCTGCtatgaacttgaaaaaagacaGTCATCAGGTAATAACCTCGTCGTCTTTGTCCGGTAGTTTTGTGAATATAAAGATATGTCCATTGAAAGATGGGACATTGGTCGTATCGCctaaacttttttttgagataAACAGTGTGAGAATCTTTTTGACCGAGCTCACAAAACAGCAGTTGGAGTCATTCTATGGCTCCCGTATTGATAGTATTCCAGATATCAAGGATGAGACTTCCTTGGTTAATTTATTATCATTCAGTGTCTTTGCTTACGCGGATCTGCTCAAAAGTATTCCTTCTAATATCCAATTGGAAATACAAGTGTGCTTTCCAACTACCTTGGAAATCGAAGACATTCCAGTTAATTTGGGACCGTCAGTCAATATCAATCAAGCCATTGATAATGTTTTGTATTTGACATTTGAACATGTGAGAGGATTGCGTCATTCTGGGCAGCAACCTCGCCCTATTGTTCTGAGCTCATGTAACTGGAAGGCTTGCGCGATCATGAATTGGAAACAACCAAACTTTCCTGTTTTGTACCATATGAAGGATTTACGAAAACTTAATAATGAATTTGTTCAGGACACATCTCATAATTTGTTAGATATGGCTGTAAGCAAAGttcacttcaacttctCTGATAACAGATCCAAAAATCTACGTCAAATTTTAAGGTTAGCTGTCAATAACAATATATTAGGAATAATATTCCCGTATGAATtgttaaaaatttgcagCCCTTTGGTTGATGCCATTAGAGAACAAGGTTTGCTGCTTATAGCATCAACCCTGCAAAATAGTAAAGAAGTACGTGATCAAGAGGGttttaatgatgataatataAATGGATTTCATAGACAGTCTGAACTAATATTTACGGGAAACGTTGAGATGTAA